One genomic region from Electrophorus electricus isolate fEleEle1 chromosome 25, fEleEle1.pri, whole genome shotgun sequence encodes:
- the ednrbb gene encoding LOW QUALITY PROTEIN: endothelin receptor type B (The sequence of the model RefSeq protein was modified relative to this genomic sequence to represent the inferred CDS: inserted 2 bases in 1 codon; substituted 2 bases at 2 genomic stop codons): MRSGLGILIASLALGDIIHIIIDIPINVYKKTSLGITVLGLCALRIDRYXVVASRSFIKKQGIPKWTALKLFIIWMTSAVLAVPEAIAFDQITTEYKGEXLIHPVQHSHFMKFYKAAKDWWLFGFCFLTPLLCTAFFYACMSQEILRPCAQQSELNYTLKQRQETARAVFCLVFVFAICWLPLHLSRVLKLTIYDXKDPKRWDMLSALLILDYVSINMASVNSCINPITLYTISRRFRRHFQVKTETLPVITVLLCLLPTEHPR, encoded by the exons ATGAGAAGTGGACTCGGAATTCTCATTGCCAGTCTGGCCTTGGGAgacattattcatattattattgatattccCATCAATGTGTATAAG AAGACCTCGTTGGGCATCACTGTCCTAGGGCTGTGTGCCTTACGCATCGACAG GTATTGAGTTGTTGCATCCAGGAGTTTTATCAAAAAACAAGGCATTCCAAAGTGGACAGCGTTGAAACTGTTTATAATATGGATGACGTCAGCTGTGTTGGCTGTTCCTGAGGCAATAGCGTTTGATCAAATCACAACGGAGTATAAAGGAGA TCTGATTCACCCCGTGCAACACTCACACTTCATGAAG TTCTACAAAGCAGCTAAAGACTGGTGGCTCTTTGGGTTTTGCTTCCTGACTCCCCTGCTGTGCACAGCATTCTTCTACGCATGTATGAGTCAGGAGATTCTCAGGCCATGTGCGCAGCAGTCTGAGCTGAACTACACCCTTAAACAG agACAGGAAACTGCCAGAGCTGTTTTCTGCCTGGTGTTTGTGTTCGCCATCTGCTGGCTTCCACTTCACCTAAGCAGAGTTTTGAAACTGACCATCTATGATTAAAAAGACCCCAAGAGATGGGATATGCTGAG TGCCTTGCTAATTCTTGACTATGTGAGCATTAACATGGCGTCTGTGAACTCCTGCATCAATCCCATAACCCTGTACACGATCAGCAGAAGGTTCCGACGACACTTCCAGGTCAAGACAGAGACACTTCCAG TTattactgtgctgctgtgtctcCTCCCCACTGAACATCCGAGATGA